The Longimicrobiales bacterium genome includes a window with the following:
- the secF gene encoding protein translocase subunit SecF has product MRLFQDSAYKFIEGRKKAYVVSGVIIALGIAAMILNVATIGSWQNYGVDFTGGSLIQVRFDEPITDAALRAALGGAEAPPVTRFGTENEYVIRAPIDDDSSINEVAEAVEVQISAVYPSGTFEVVRTELVGAKVGGELQVKALYAILFSFLLTLLYLAFRFEMRFGMAAVIATAHDLLVTLGFLAVFKVEIALPTVAAILTIVGYSLNDTIVVFDRVRENLQKKGARKRDPIDLVNGSINETLPRTVLTSGTTLAVLMALLILGGPVLFDFTLVLILGVVIGTYSSVFVASPALVEIQKRFGTGQSSEKKTKIEPATV; this is encoded by the coding sequence ATGAGACTCTTTCAAGACAGCGCCTACAAGTTCATCGAAGGGCGCAAGAAGGCCTACGTGGTCTCCGGTGTGATCATCGCCCTGGGGATTGCCGCGATGATCCTCAACGTGGCTACGATTGGCAGTTGGCAGAACTACGGGGTCGATTTCACCGGCGGTTCGCTGATCCAGGTGAGATTCGACGAACCGATCACGGACGCAGCGCTACGAGCTGCGCTTGGTGGTGCTGAGGCGCCCCCGGTAACCCGGTTCGGTACGGAGAACGAATACGTGATTCGGGCCCCGATCGATGACGATTCGTCGATCAATGAGGTTGCGGAGGCGGTGGAAGTTCAAATCTCCGCCGTGTACCCTTCCGGGACCTTCGAAGTCGTTCGTACGGAACTGGTCGGTGCGAAGGTCGGTGGTGAGCTCCAGGTCAAGGCCCTGTACGCGATCCTCTTCTCGTTCCTGCTGACGTTGCTGTATCTCGCGTTCCGTTTCGAGATGCGCTTCGGAATGGCCGCGGTGATCGCGACGGCGCACGATTTGCTGGTCACGCTTGGGTTCCTGGCTGTGTTTAAGGTCGAAATCGCGCTGCCGACCGTGGCGGCGATCCTGACTATTGTCGGGTATTCGCTCAACGACACGATCGTCGTGTTCGACCGTGTCCGCGAGAACCTGCAGAAGAAGGGGGCGCGCAAGCGCGACCCGATCGATCTCGTGAATGGCTCGATCAATGAGACGTTGCCGCGTACGGTTCTGACGTCGGGAACAACTTTGGCGGTGCTTATGGCGCTGCTGATCCTCGGTGGTCCCGTCCTGTTCGACTTCACGCTCGTTCTGATCCTAGGTGTCGTGATCGGTACCTATTCGTCGGTCTTCGTTGCATCTCCGGCGCTGGTCGAAATTCAGAAGAGGTTCGGTACAGGACAGTCGAGTGAGAAGAAAACGAAGATCGAGCCCGCCACGGTTTAG
- the secD gene encoding protein translocase subunit SecD, with protein sequence MFKTLRSRLVLIALVIMMSGWQLYSNGLKLGLDLQGGMHLALEVDDPDGTMTSAAKADMIDRVDRIIRTRIDELGVEEPLIQQVGGDRLIVELAGLSDQDQAKDIVQRNAFLEFKLVVVSSDMENALTRMDRAIVATLGVDSIRALGRDVAGPTNQTDLEGLLFGNTADSTSAESDSAQTEAEDAAQAELDAADALRPFSSLLNFGDAEGTFLIAIEDVPVAEMFLGIEGVERAYPRNQVLQWGSELVAQGARTYKRLYVLEEEAFITGDLLEDATASRDPQFNQSQVQFEFSRAGGRVFSQVTGQHVNDYLAIVLDGEVMSAPVIRDRIGARGQIDMGAGTPLEEAADLALVLRAGALPAKINIIEERTVGPSLGQDSIDQGKIAGIVGLVMVVVIMLSYYKMAGLLAIAALGVYVVLVLGGLAGIGTGAVLTVPGIAGLILSVGMAVDANVLIFERIREELDEGRATRTAVDEGFQHAMSAIVDANITTLITALILMQFGTGPVKGFAVTLSIGIVASFFSALFVTRSLFLFYLNGKKASDPISI encoded by the coding sequence ATGTTCAAGACGCTCCGAAGTCGGCTGGTGCTCATTGCATTGGTCATCATGATGTCAGGGTGGCAACTCTACTCGAACGGCCTGAAGCTCGGTCTGGACCTCCAGGGCGGGATGCACCTCGCTCTCGAAGTCGACGACCCTGACGGCACCATGACCTCTGCCGCCAAGGCCGACATGATCGATCGGGTTGATCGAATCATTCGGACCCGCATTGACGAACTCGGCGTTGAAGAGCCGCTCATCCAGCAGGTTGGGGGTGACCGCTTGATCGTCGAGCTCGCCGGCTTGTCTGACCAGGATCAGGCCAAGGACATCGTTCAGCGTAACGCGTTCCTCGAGTTCAAACTCGTGGTGGTGTCCTCGGATATGGAGAACGCCTTGACCCGGATGGATCGTGCGATTGTCGCGACCCTCGGCGTGGACTCGATCCGGGCTCTAGGTCGCGACGTCGCAGGTCCGACCAATCAGACGGATCTCGAGGGATTACTCTTCGGGAACACGGCAGACTCAACGAGTGCCGAGAGCGACTCAGCGCAGACGGAAGCGGAAGACGCGGCGCAAGCGGAGTTGGATGCTGCAGACGCGCTGCGACCTTTCTCGTCTCTCCTGAATTTCGGCGACGCTGAAGGGACCTTCCTCATTGCCATCGAGGACGTGCCGGTCGCAGAGATGTTCCTAGGGATCGAGGGCGTCGAGCGCGCCTATCCACGTAACCAAGTACTGCAATGGGGATCCGAACTCGTCGCCCAGGGTGCGAGGACCTACAAGCGCTTGTATGTGCTCGAAGAGGAGGCATTCATCACGGGTGACCTTCTGGAGGATGCAACGGCATCCAGGGACCCGCAGTTCAACCAGTCCCAGGTTCAGTTCGAATTCTCTCGTGCAGGTGGTCGTGTCTTTAGCCAGGTCACCGGGCAGCATGTAAACGACTACCTCGCCATCGTACTCGACGGCGAAGTCATGAGCGCTCCGGTCATCCGTGATCGCATCGGCGCGCGTGGCCAGATCGATATGGGCGCAGGGACTCCTCTTGAGGAAGCGGCTGACTTGGCCCTCGTGCTCCGGGCCGGTGCGCTCCCGGCGAAGATCAACATTATCGAAGAACGCACCGTCGGCCCCTCACTTGGTCAAGACTCGATCGACCAGGGGAAGATTGCCGGAATCGTCGGCCTCGTGATGGTGGTCGTGATCATGCTCTCGTACTACAAGATGGCCGGTCTCCTGGCCATTGCCGCGCTGGGGGTCTACGTGGTCCTCGTCCTGGGAGGGCTCGCCGGTATCGGTACCGGGGCAGTGCTCACGGTGCCGGGTATCGCGGGACTCATCCTGTCCGTCGGCATGGCAGTCGATGCCAACGTTCTGATCTTCGAACGCATTCGTGAGGAACTCGACGAAGGACGCGCAACACGCACGGCTGTCGATGAGGGATTCCAGCACGCAATGTCGGCGATTGTCGACGCCAACATCACCACGCTCATTACGGCTCTGATTCTCATGCAGTTCGGGACGGGCCCGGTTAAGGGCTTCGCAGTGACGCTATCGATCGGAATCGTGGCGTCGTTCTTCTCCGCTCTCTTCGTGACCCGATCCCTCTTCCTGTTCTATCTGAACGGGAAGAAGGCATCGGATCCGATCAGCATCTGA
- a CDS encoding D-aminoacylase translates to MRRTILLAVVSALFSAPPAPTAAQERACSVEEYRHFDFWQGRWVVRAANGALAGHNTISPILAQCALREHYTTPSGYEGESLNVYDISRDVWHQTWVDNAGLLLQLEGGYRGDVMVMHGETQDTAGNVTLNRITWSRVDRGRDRVRQLWESSTDGGDTWNVGFDGTYIRQETVADWDVLVRGGTIMDGTGAAGFAADLAIVGDRIARVSPVPLDPARATRVIDAVGLIVSPGFVDLHTHLDPLLRLPGAESHVRQGVTTALGNPDGGGPWPIAGLMEEAEALGVGMNVGFMVGHNTVRGNVMGLENRAPTASELARMQGMVRQAMDEGAWGISTGLKYLPGAFSELSEVIALSRVVGEKGGFYTSHLREEGLGLLGGVGEALEIGKQADIPIVLTHHKVVGQPMWGSSVTTLAMVDSARGAGTDAMIDQYPYTASYTGITVLVPAWALAGGNDAFLERMDSPALADSILDGIAFNIINDRGGNDLSRVQLALVSWDRSLEGKTLRDWALRDGLDPTPATGARLVAEAVRRGGASAIYHAMDEEDVARIMAHPWTMIASDGRLTEPGDGHPHPRWYGTFPRVLGRYARDEGILTLEQAVRKMTALPAERMGIRTRGQIREGWYADLVIFDPTTVIDNATFEDPHQYPTGIDWVIVNGTVQVEDGAYRDLRPGRVLRRGRN, encoded by the coding sequence ATGCGCCGCACTATTCTGCTCGCAGTCGTGTCCGCTCTGTTCTCGGCACCCCCTGCCCCTACAGCGGCTCAGGAACGGGCTTGCTCGGTCGAGGAGTATCGGCACTTCGACTTCTGGCAGGGACGATGGGTCGTGCGGGCAGCCAACGGGGCCCTTGCTGGCCACAACACGATCAGCCCCATCCTGGCTCAGTGTGCACTCAGAGAGCACTACACGACCCCGTCGGGCTACGAAGGCGAGAGTCTCAACGTTTATGACATCTCCCGTGATGTGTGGCACCAAACGTGGGTGGACAACGCCGGATTGCTGCTTCAGCTAGAGGGCGGTTACAGGGGCGACGTCATGGTCATGCATGGAGAGACCCAAGACACCGCCGGGAATGTCACGCTCAACCGAATTACATGGTCGCGCGTAGACAGAGGTCGAGACCGCGTCAGACAGCTGTGGGAGTCATCGACGGATGGCGGCGACACCTGGAACGTTGGCTTCGACGGCACCTATATCCGACAGGAGACCGTGGCGGATTGGGACGTCTTAGTTCGGGGCGGAACGATCATGGACGGAACGGGCGCCGCCGGCTTCGCGGCAGACCTCGCGATTGTGGGCGATCGCATCGCGCGAGTCTCGCCGGTACCGTTGGATCCGGCGCGTGCCACCCGGGTGATCGACGCCGTCGGGTTGATCGTGAGTCCGGGGTTCGTGGACCTACATACGCACCTCGACCCGCTCCTCCGACTACCTGGGGCAGAGAGTCACGTCCGACAGGGCGTGACAACCGCTCTTGGGAACCCGGACGGTGGTGGCCCATGGCCGATCGCTGGGCTCATGGAGGAGGCCGAAGCGCTCGGAGTTGGCATGAATGTCGGGTTCATGGTCGGGCACAACACGGTTCGTGGGAACGTTATGGGCCTGGAAAACCGTGCCCCAACGGCGTCTGAACTGGCCCGCATGCAAGGGATGGTCAGGCAGGCTATGGACGAGGGAGCGTGGGGCATCTCCACGGGGCTCAAATATCTCCCAGGGGCCTTTTCCGAACTCTCTGAGGTGATCGCGCTGTCTCGGGTCGTCGGTGAAAAAGGCGGCTTCTATACATCTCATCTGCGCGAGGAGGGCCTCGGGCTCCTTGGAGGGGTCGGTGAAGCACTCGAGATCGGCAAACAAGCTGACATTCCCATCGTTCTGACTCACCACAAGGTCGTCGGACAACCCATGTGGGGCTCCTCCGTCACTACACTCGCGATGGTCGACTCCGCGCGAGGGGCCGGCACAGACGCGATGATCGACCAGTACCCCTACACTGCGAGTTATACCGGGATCACCGTGCTGGTACCGGCATGGGCACTCGCGGGCGGCAACGATGCCTTCTTGGAGCGCATGGACAGCCCAGCGCTAGCGGACAGCATCTTGGACGGCATCGCATTCAACATCATCAACGATCGGGGCGGAAACGACCTAAGTCGCGTTCAGTTGGCTCTGGTCTCTTGGGACCGGTCACTCGAAGGGAAGACGCTCCGTGACTGGGCCCTACGGGACGGTCTCGATCCCACTCCCGCCACGGGTGCAAGGCTCGTAGCGGAGGCCGTTCGTCGCGGCGGCGCGAGTGCGATCTACCACGCGATGGACGAAGAAGATGTCGCGCGTATCATGGCGCACCCCTGGACGATGATCGCGTCAGACGGGCGCCTGACAGAGCCAGGGGACGGGCACCCGCACCCACGCTGGTACGGCACCTTCCCCCGCGTGCTCGGGCGCTACGCCCGAGATGAGGGCATACTCACCCTCGAACAAGCAGTCCGGAAAATGACCGCCCTTCCTGCGGAACGCATGGGCATCAGAACACGTGGTCAGATCCGCGAAGGGTGGTATGCAGATCTCGTGATCTTCGACCCCACAACGGTCATCGATAACGCGACGTTCGAAGACCCACACCAGTACCCGACCGGCATCGACTGGGTCATCGTGAACGGCACCGTGCAAGTCGAAGACGGCGCGTACCGCGATCTAAGACCGGGACGTGTACTGCGCCGAGGCCGTAACTAG
- a CDS encoding DUF1572 family protein, with amino-acid sequence MSTQGEDFATIYGRELDRLAGEIRAYSSEAEIWTVSGDQKNSPGTLVLHLCGNLMHFIGAGFGVTAYIRDREAEFADRCTRNELLTEIAETREIVTRALATLSDEVMDGRYPGRPPSSMDGVGTRLFLMHLLWHIGWHEGHIYYHRLGGGAESL; translated from the coding sequence ATGAGCACACAGGGTGAGGACTTCGCGACGATCTATGGGCGCGAACTGGATCGGCTGGCTGGCGAGATACGTGCGTATTCCTCGGAAGCAGAGATCTGGACGGTGAGCGGCGACCAAAAGAACAGCCCCGGAACACTGGTGTTGCATCTCTGTGGGAACCTGATGCACTTCATTGGGGCAGGTTTCGGGGTGACGGCATACATCCGGGACAGGGAAGCTGAGTTCGCCGATCGTTGCACCCGGAACGAACTCCTTACCGAAATCGCAGAAACACGCGAAATCGTCACGCGTGCGTTGGCTACGCTGTCCGACGAGGTGATGGACGGGCGTTATCCCGGCCGGCCTCCGTCGAGCATGGACGGTGTGGGCACGCGTCTGTTCCTGATGCACCTCTTGTGGCATATCGGATGGCACGAAGGGCACATCTATTACCATCGCCTGGGCGGCGGGGCAGAGTCCCTCTAG
- a CDS encoding PDZ domain-containing protein, translated as MRSFGALSLFTAVFAASLQAQEPVRYSISFENRAHHEAEITVLYEGLDSSPLELRMSRTSPGRYALHEFAKNVYNFRATGANGRDVTVSRPNVHQWDVAGHGGTVRVSYTLYADHSDGTYAGIDRTHGHLNMPATFMWARGLEQRPIELNVDIPEGSDWRVATQLAPTDEITRFTAPHLYYFLDSPTEVSDFWEKKWDVDGQTVRVALHHAGTDAEAEEYAEAAAAIVDGSRDVYGELPTFDYGEYTFLACYLPWVDGDGMEHRNSTVLTSTGSLESNMLGVLGTVAHEFFHAWNVERIRPTTLEPFDFEEANMSMELWFAEGFTSYYDDLILWRGGLVDDAEFARRMGGIANSVTNAPGRAHSSPVQMSMQAPFVDAATAVDPNNRGNTFLSYYTWGSGVALGLDLTLRTSFDGITLDHVMREMWRTHGIPERSYNVDDIEAALARATGDPIFARSYFDAYVRGTQAPMYAKLLAAAGIELGPARPGRAWMGNPNHVQMRGGAATVTATPVTGSPMYEAGLDRGDRILTLNGETIDADTSVRAVLQAHSPGDVIAVRYESRGGEYEAQMTLVPDPGLSASLRGDPNGFMHIWKEAVAR; from the coding sequence ATGCGTTCCTTTGGTGCTCTCTCGCTCTTCACAGCAGTCTTTGCAGCGTCACTCCAGGCCCAAGAACCTGTCCGGTACTCGATCTCGTTCGAGAACCGTGCCCATCACGAAGCCGAAATCACCGTACTGTACGAGGGACTGGATTCCTCGCCACTCGAACTGAGGATGAGCCGGACGTCCCCAGGGCGCTATGCGCTCCATGAGTTCGCCAAAAACGTGTACAATTTTCGGGCCACGGGTGCAAATGGTCGTGACGTGACCGTTTCTCGGCCCAACGTCCATCAATGGGATGTGGCCGGCCATGGCGGCACCGTACGGGTGAGCTATACGCTCTACGCGGATCACTCGGACGGCACGTACGCCGGGATCGACCGGACCCATGGCCATCTGAATATGCCAGCCACGTTCATGTGGGCCCGTGGTCTCGAGCAGCGCCCCATTGAACTGAATGTGGATATCCCCGAAGGGAGCGATTGGCGTGTCGCCACTCAGCTCGCTCCAACAGATGAGATAACGCGCTTCACAGCTCCACACCTCTACTATTTCTTGGACAGCCCCACGGAGGTTTCGGACTTCTGGGAAAAGAAGTGGGACGTCGACGGCCAGACGGTACGGGTTGCGCTGCACCATGCCGGCACGGATGCGGAGGCTGAGGAGTACGCGGAGGCCGCTGCAGCGATCGTGGATGGGTCCCGAGACGTGTACGGAGAGCTCCCGACCTTCGACTATGGCGAGTACACCTTCCTAGCTTGTTACCTCCCGTGGGTGGATGGCGATGGTATGGAGCACCGGAACTCGACGGTCCTCACCAGCACGGGCTCCTTGGAGTCGAACATGCTTGGTGTCCTCGGTACAGTGGCGCACGAGTTCTTCCACGCGTGGAACGTGGAGCGGATTCGACCGACGACGCTCGAGCCCTTCGACTTCGAAGAGGCCAACATGTCCATGGAACTCTGGTTCGCCGAGGGCTTCACGAGCTATTACGACGACTTGATCCTGTGGCGCGGCGGCCTCGTAGATGACGCAGAGTTCGCGCGTAGGATGGGTGGTATCGCGAATTCAGTGACCAACGCGCCCGGGCGAGCGCATTCCTCTCCCGTCCAGATGAGCATGCAGGCTCCGTTCGTGGACGCGGCAACGGCAGTCGATCCAAATAACCGCGGAAATACCTTCCTGTCGTATTACACCTGGGGCTCCGGAGTAGCTCTGGGGCTCGATCTAACGCTGCGAACATCGTTCGACGGGATCACGCTAGACCACGTCATGCGAGAGATGTGGCGTACGCACGGCATTCCGGAGCGCTCCTACAATGTCGACGACATCGAAGCAGCTTTGGCCCGTGCAACCGGAGACCCGATCTTCGCTCGTTCATACTTCGACGCTTACGTACGCGGCACCCAGGCTCCGATGTACGCGAAGTTGTTGGCCGCCGCCGGCATCGAACTCGGCCCGGCACGCCCCGGCCGTGCGTGGATGGGCAATCCGAATCACGTCCAGATGCGCGGTGGTGCAGCGACCGTGACGGCGACCCCCGTGACGGGCTCTCCGATGTACGAAGCCGGGTTGGATCGAGGGGATCGGATCTTGACTCTGAACGGCGAAACAATCGACGCGGACACGTCCGTGCGAGCTGTTCTCCAGGCGCACTCCCCAGGTGACGTAATCGCTGTCCGGTACGAGAGCCGCGGAGGGGAGTATGAAGCACAGATGACTTTGGTGCCGGACCCCGGGCTCTCAGCATCGCTGCGTGGCGATCCTAATGGGTTCATGCATATCTGGAAGGAGGCGGTAGCACGATGA
- the murB gene encoding UDP-N-acetylmuramate dehydrogenase, whose product MTSISEVFRALATRLGAERIERDVPLAPMTTFRIGGPAALLYRARTPDELVLALQAVRELGVPHFLLGKGANILVGDGGFRGLVIRVEVDGIDFLDETTVRAGAGVETFPNLIDATVARGLGGLHHFVGIPSTVGGALWQNLHFLSPAPARERTVFIEEVLESADLFTEDGERKTVGVDYFEFGYDESVLHHRDDVVLSATFKLEPTPLDELRRVMRDNLEWRDDRHPDLWLYPCAGSIFQKIEGIGAGRLIDECGLKGHTNGGARIFHKHANIIVNLGGATAAEVRTLIDLAQSTVSREKGYDLVPEIAFVGEF is encoded by the coding sequence ATGACGTCGATATCAGAGGTCTTCAGGGCGCTCGCGACCCGTTTGGGCGCTGAGCGCATCGAGCGCGACGTCCCGCTCGCACCCATGACAACGTTTCGAATTGGTGGCCCCGCGGCACTTCTCTATCGGGCTCGGACGCCGGACGAGCTAGTGCTCGCTCTGCAGGCAGTCCGCGAACTCGGCGTGCCTCACTTCTTGTTGGGTAAGGGTGCAAACATTCTCGTTGGTGATGGCGGCTTTCGCGGCCTCGTCATCAGAGTCGAGGTGGACGGCATCGATTTCCTCGACGAGACAACGGTACGTGCCGGAGCTGGTGTGGAGACCTTCCCCAACCTCATCGATGCTACGGTTGCCCGGGGGCTCGGCGGCCTCCACCACTTCGTTGGCATCCCGAGCACTGTCGGGGGCGCGTTATGGCAGAACCTCCACTTTCTCTCGCCAGCCCCCGCACGCGAACGGACCGTCTTCATCGAGGAGGTCCTCGAGAGCGCGGATCTCTTCACAGAGGACGGCGAACGTAAAACCGTTGGCGTCGACTACTTCGAGTTCGGGTACGACGAGAGCGTCCTACATCACCGCGACGACGTTGTCCTCTCGGCCACGTTCAAGCTCGAACCCACACCCCTCGACGAACTCCGCCGCGTGATGCGGGACAATCTGGAGTGGCGTGACGATCGCCACCCGGACCTTTGGCTGTACCCGTGCGCGGGATCGATCTTTCAGAAGATCGAAGGCATCGGGGCGGGCCGCCTGATCGACGAGTGCGGTCTCAAGGGCCACACGAACGGTGGCGCTCGCATATTCCATAAACACGCGAACATCATCGTGAATCTCGGCGGTGCGACGGCCGCGGAGGTGCGTACGCTCATCGACCTCGCTCAGAGCACTGTGAGTCGAGAGAAAGGCTACGATCTCGTCCCGGAAATCGCGTTCGTGGGCGAATTCTGA
- a CDS encoding YiiD C-terminal domain-containing protein, with translation MEKYLHEHIPLSKAMETTVISADDEAVALAAPLEPNLNHRGTAFGGSVATLAILSGWTHVHFKLRRAGLKTHTVIHESSVHYDKPIQDRLVARCGDIPLEEWERFTRTLKRKGKARIHVQATVHSAGQVACSFRGSYVATLRELSTN, from the coding sequence CTGGAGAAGTATCTCCACGAACACATCCCGCTGTCGAAGGCGATGGAGACCACCGTTATCTCCGCCGATGACGAGGCAGTCGCGCTCGCCGCGCCCCTTGAGCCGAATCTCAACCACCGTGGAACGGCCTTCGGCGGTAGTGTTGCGACGTTGGCGATTCTCTCCGGATGGACTCACGTGCACTTCAAGTTGCGGCGGGCAGGTCTCAAGACCCATACCGTCATCCACGAGAGCTCAGTGCACTACGACAAACCGATCCAGGACCGTCTAGTGGCGCGTTGCGGAGATATTCCGCTGGAGGAGTGGGAGCGATTCACTCGGACGTTAAAACGGAAGGGTAAAGCGCGAATTCACGTCCAGGCGACGGTGCACTCGGCGGGCCAAGTAGCTTGCTCTTTCCGGGGCTCTTACGTGGCGACTCTACGGGAGTTATCCACCAACTAA